The Desulfuromonadales bacterium genomic interval GTAGGCGGCACCGCCCGCCGGGGGGAATTCGCCGCCGGAGCCGTAGAGAACGTAGGGGACCGGACCCGGCGTGTGGGTCATTTTGCGGACCGGCGTCGGATGATCGGGCAGAAGCAGGACGCGGTGATCGCCAAGAGCCGGCAAGCCGGCCTGGACGGTACCTACCACCAGTTCGTCGAAGTGTTCGATAGCCCGGATCTTGTCGTCGAGGTTGCCGGCGTGCGCCGCCTC includes:
- a CDS encoding phosphoglycerate mutase; this translates as EAAHAGNLDDKIRAIEHFDELVVGTVQAGLPALGDHRVLLLPDHPTPVRKMTHTPGPVPYVLYGSGGEFPPAGGAAYSEKEAAATGIIVDPGFQLMRRLIRGEG